In Grus americana isolate bGruAme1 chromosome 28, bGruAme1.mat, whole genome shotgun sequence, a single window of DNA contains:
- the ADAMTSL5 gene encoding ADAMTS-like protein 5, which translates to MIGWGCRGGPVPRGGPHGAGRPRPWRLLLLAWLSLGCGIGTAQGPALGMPVRVPKAPAPARPRQQPAQGVWGPWGPWSSCSSSCGDGIALRARRCLRSTEDDTCTDDPRQYRLCQLQGCPGSSVPFRAMQCSLYDNKPLLGTSAQYRWVPFHGAPNVCDLNCLAVGHNFYYTFGRVLDGTRCGPGSPDLCVGGRCLSVGCDGILGSGTQPDACGQCSGGHDTCLFVHRLFQGADPSSGSFGYMNVTKIPAGATHIKVTDKSHNYLALMTSDGRYVLNGDWSIAWPGPYEVAGTWLHYTRAPDGTESLEAPGPTDQDLHVMVLLQEPNPGIEYEFWLPRGHPQPRRGDASPLRQPQPRGAGSPPPQEPPVTLAPVPPPQPWGSAMEPPPRSPPGQSRAGAATGRCGRCRPAKGRSQRIWHFCQSDFVFQGRILAQRLVGQETRYEVEVKTPYRHRFPLVRREYVWVPNTCGCPSLREGSEYLLMARRHVNYEHTLNRILLQDDGYARPWTPREDRLVREAARHCPQPWPP; encoded by the exons ATGATCGGGTGGGGGTGTCGGGGAGGCCCGGTCCCCCGCGGGGGACCCCACGGTGCTGG GCGCCCACGGCCGTGgcggctgctgctcctggcctgGCTCAGCCTGGGCTGCGGCATCGGCACTGCACAG ggcccagccctggggatgcCAGTGCGGGTCCCCAaggccccagcccctgctcggCCCCGCCAGCAGCCGGCCCAGGGTGTCTGGGGTCCATGGGGCCCCTGgagctcctgctccagctcctgcgGTGACGGCATCGCTCTCCGTGCCCGGAGATGCCTGCG GTCCACTGAGGACGACACGTGCACGGACGACCCGCGGCAGTACCggctctgccagctccag GGCTGCCCTGGCAGCTCGGTGCCCTTCCGCGCCATGCAGTGCTCCCTCTACGACAACAAGCCCCTCCTGGGCACGTCGGCCCAGTACCGCTGGGTGCCCTTCCACGGAG CCCCCAATGTCTGCGACCTCAACTGCCTGGCTGTGGGGCACAACTTCTACTACACCTTTGGCCGGGTGCTGGACGGCACCCGCTGCGGCCCTGGCTCCCCGGACCTCTGTGTTGGCGGGCGCTGCCTG AGCGTGGGCTGCGACGGGATCCTGGGCTCAGGCACGCAGCCTGATGCCTGCGGCCAGTGCAGCGGTGGCCATGACACGTGTCTCTTCGTGCACCGGCTCTTCCAGGGCGCGGACCCTTCCTCCG GTTCTTTTGGGTACATGAACGTCACCAAGATCCCAGCTGGGGCCACCCACATCAAGGTGACAGACAAGAGCCACAACTACCTCG CCCTGATGACGAGCGATGGGCGCTATGTGCTCAACGGGGACTGGTCCATTGCCTGGCCGGGGCCATACGAGGTGGCCGGCACCTGGCTGCACTACACCCGGGCCCCCGACGGCACCGAGAGCCTGGAGGCACCCGGGCCCACTGACCAGGATCTGCACGTGATG gtcctgctgcaggagcccaACCCCGGCATCGAGTACGAGTTCTGGCTGCCCcgtgggcacccccagccccgccgtgGTGACGCCAGCCCCCtgcggcagccccagccccggggggctggcagccccccGCCTCAGGAGCCCCCCGTCACCTTGGCCCCTGTGCCaccaccccagccctggggctctGCCATGGAGCCACCACCGAGAAGCCCCCCTGGCCAGAgcagggccggggctgccacag GGCGATGTGGGAGGTGTCGCCCAGCCAAAGGACGCTCTCAGCGTATCTGGCACTTCTGCCAGAGTGACTTTG TCTTCCAGGGCCGGATCCTGGCGCAGCGCTTGGTGGGGCAGGAGACGCGCTACGAGGTGGAGGTGAAAACGCCGTATCGGCACCGCTTCCCACTGGTGCGCCGGGAGTATGTGTGGGTGCCCAACACCTGTGGGTGCCCCTCGCTCCGGGAGGGCAGTGAGTACCTGCTCATGGCACGGCGGCACGTCAACTACGAGCACACGCTCAACCGCATCCTGCTGCAGGATGACGGCTACGCCCGGCCATGGACGCCCCGGGAGGATCGGCTGGTGCGGGAGGCAGCCCGGcactgcccccagccctggccgcCCTGA